A region of Triplophysa rosa linkage group LG16, Trosa_1v2, whole genome shotgun sequence DNA encodes the following proteins:
- the hgh1 gene encoding protein HGH1 homolog has protein sequence MMLSDGEANELLSFLTLETRPDVKGHATEYIVGLTGNPDGCRYLRSKPDFLKALVTLTSDASIAIIKDCYHALINLSADETLHQPLLKETNILPTLLQNLLDPEYVLADRICTILSNLTRHERTCRDVFRVLQEQNIGLAKVVEIFCTEGFNKKASLHYLGPLLSNLAQLPEARHFILDKERCVIQRLLPYTQYEESTTRRGGVVGTLRNCCFDYAHHEWLLGDTVDILPHLLLPLAGPEELSEEENEGLPVDLQYLPEDKTREADPDIRKMLLETLMLFTATKVGRKIMKSKNVYPITREFHKWEKDPHVISACEKLVQVLIGDEPEEGMENLMEVEIPQDVEEKLKELDAKEQQQIENEAQESEEKNQNESPKGLER, from the exons ATGATGCTCAGTGACGGTGAAGCCAATGAACTGCTGTCATTTCTCACGCTGGAGACGAGACCTGATGTCAAAGGTCATGCTACAGAATACATTGTGGGTCTCACGGGAAACCCGGACGGATGCCGGTACCTGCGGTCCAAACCAGACTTTCTCAAAGCCCTGGTCACTCTAACCAGTGACGCTTCCATCGCAATCATCAAAGACTGTTATCACGCCCTGATTAACCTCTCGGCAGATGAGACCCTTCATCAGCCTTTGCTCAAGGAGACGAACATATTGCCCACCCTGTTGCAGAACTTACTAGACCCGGAGTATGTGTTGGCAGATCGTATCTGCACGATTCTCAGCAATCTCACCCGACATGAGAGAACGTGCCGAGATGTGTTCAGGGTTCTCCAAGAGCAGAATATAGGACTGGCGAAAGTGGTTGAGATCTTCTGTACAGAAGGTTTTAATAAGAAAGCATCGCTGCATTATCTGGGACCGCTGCTGTCCAACCTCGCGCAGCTGCCTGAGGCCAGACACTTTATTCTGGACAAAGAGAG GTGTGTGATTCAGAGACTTCTGCCGTACACGCAGTATGAGGAATCCACCACCAGACGAGGAGGAGTGGTGGGAACGCTCAGAAACTGCTGTTTTGACTATG CTCATCatgagtggttgctaggtgaTACAGTGGATATTTTACCGCATCTTTTATTACCATTAGCCGGACCTGAAGAACTCTCAGAAGAAGAGAATGAAG GTTTGCCAGTGGATTTGCAGTACCTGCCAGAGGACAAAACGAGGGAGGCTGATCCTGACATCCGCAAGATGCTCTTAGAAACCCTGATGCTG TTTACAGCTACTAAAGTGGGCCGAAAGATTATGAAGAGCAAGAATGTTTATCCCATCACGAGGGAGTTTCATAAATGGGAGAAGGATCCGCATGTGATCTCGGCCTGTGAGAAACTAGTCCAG GTTTTGATTGGCGATGAGCCGGAGGAAGGAATGGAGAATCTGATGGAGGTGGAGATTCCTCAAGACGTGGAAGAAAAACTGAAGGAGTTGGATGCCAAGGAGCAGCAGCAAATAGAAAATGAAGCTCAGgaatctgaggagaagaatcaGAATGAATCTCCAAAGGGCCTGGAGCGATGA
- the exosc7 gene encoding exosome complex component RRP42, translated as MAAVRLSEAEKVYIIHGVRDDLRLDGRGCEDYRHMEIETDVVSNTDGSAKISLGHTDVLVGIKAEIGKPKPMVPNEGYLEFFVDCSANATPEFEGRGGEDLGVELSNTLYKAFNNRRSVDLRSLCISPGEHCWVLYVDVLLLQCDGNLFDAMSIAIKAALFNTRISKVQISEDDEGGKEIELSDDPYDCMRLNVENVPCIVTLCKIGHRHVVDATLQEKACSLASVLISVTHRGTVTCVRKMGRGSLDPESIFEMTEAGKRVGKSLHAPLMQLLQEEESLGKKRQKVGFLG; from the exons ATGGCAGCGGTTCGTCTGAGCGAAGCTGAGAAGGTTTATATAATTCACGGAGTTCGG GATGACCTGAGATTGGACGGGCGAGGATGTGAAGACTACAGACACATGGAGATCGAGACAGATGTGGTGTCCAACACTGACGGCTCTGCTAAAATCAGTCTT GGTCACACAGATGTTCTTGTAGGAATCAAGGCAGAGATTGGTAAACCCAAACCAATGGTACCAAATGAAGGCTATCTAGAGTTTTTTGTCGACTG CTCAGCGAATGCCACCCCTGAGTTTGAGGGGCGGGGTGGAGAGGACTTGGGGGTGGAGCTTAGCAACACCCTGTATAAAGCGTTTAACAACAGACGCAGTGTTGATCTGCGATCTCTCTGCATCTCTCCGGGAGAGCACTGTTGGGTGTTGTATGTGGACGTACTG CTGCTGCAGTGCGATGGAAACCTGTTCGATGCAATGTCCATCGCAATAAAAGCTGCTCTGTTCAACACGCG AATTTCCAAAGTGCAAATATCTGAGGATGACGAGGGGGGAAAAGAGATCGAGCTGTCGGATGACCCTTATGACTGCATGAGGCTCAATGTGGAGAATGTTCCCTGTATCGTAACCTTGTGCAAG ATCGGTCACAGACATGTGGTGGATGCCACCCTGCAGGAGAAAGCGTGTTCATTGGCCAGTGTTCTGATATCAGTCACACACAGAGGGACGGTCACGTGTGTGAGGAAGATGGGAAGGGGCAGTCTGGACCCCGAGAGCATCTTTGAGATGACAGAG GCCGGAAAGCGTGTGGGGAAATCTCTTCATGCTCCTCTCATGCAACTGCTGCAGGAAGAAGAAAGTCTGGGCAAGAAACGACAGAAAGTGGGTTTCCTTGGATAG
- the recql4 gene encoding ATP-dependent DNA helicase Q4, producing the protein MDRYNDVKVLLKKWEQTFFQTNSRKPTKDDIDKAPEETRQLYKEYRSLKEAKESSSTGQETHVRTQQSGSSVSGCWGSHLNRGNLPAAVPKLTSQDKETLNASAQYFGMKLKTNLGGLTKERSFSLKKATTPHRTPTKPLKDTADSNTAHTAVESYTPKPANTCPDPSGLPVQTTSADPFPSLTPSKSQSPAVGTAHRSVERVQFLKQSMTKRLSSVDSGWLSRCQVFDEVEEPREPVVGNSELTEKQEFLQRSIRSETTSKESKTASKTSVAESHLDPVETSSGGSVTLDAKPGHPGPDGERVNHRNGALTADPESEEPESVSVTKRSRAKPRKSQDSRPQVESKIGRTKGQKRHREDEDEVDESEEKKGGVKKKRRTKKGEAAGDDLPKKGGRRKGKADAEDAEDPVSEKKTKQIAIPQENLLGEVDEEETRAAYRMKNTVSVRSTKNTDGNFVKINLKKKSHVKGFALRGAAMRKQMYMQKFQLKGERFGGGFGRGRGRFGGFNRQGDSCYKCGGSGHWARDCRGRAPAVSAAEQEETPAEEEEEFELPTLEEVARATGTLCSEPVVAPSNMGVDTTEQEERGTEVLLNIIRPDYERPAPPPPLEPLYALKDDGKVQDVPPEVHEALRDFGYKSFRPGQEMAIMRILSGLSTLVVLSTGMGKSLCYQLPAYLYAQRSKCITLVVSPLVSLMDDQLSGIPSKLKAACIHSNMSKKQRETAIEKVKAGEVHVLLLSPEALVGGGHSGSGCLPPADQLPPVAFACIDEAHCVSEWSHNFRPCYLRLCKVLGDRLGVRCLLGLTATATLSTALDIARHLDINDEDGIAVRSAAVPHNLQLSVSMDRDKDQALVSLLKGERFGSLDSVIVYCTRREETSRIAALLRTCMQGVMLRESSKPAPEDDDNPVGKKKKALARKKIRKPLKWIAEAYHAGMSASERRRVQNNFMCGELRVVVATVAFGMGLDKSDVRGIVHYNMPKSFESYVQEIGRAGRDGQPAHCHLFLDPEGADLHELRRHIYADTVDFYTVKKLVQKVFPPCKCRQIQQKRQDLTQAAEVSDTELLEMEVCEQGTETPTDQQAQDAQTSQQQNRPMTAEEESITSQREGEEPDKSDNGLKMSDVCVQRVCHTHERAIAMQETVEALDITEESVETLLCYLELHPQQWVELLHPTLSVCKLQCYGGPQQLRKITKLCPPVAVMLARKRLAGERVESCDSLEFDVVELADTMGWQLPLVKRGMRSLQWGSGSYGGTGRSGIHVEFSALSFYFRSYGDLTPDELDAVCAFLHGRVMAQERTQLYQLKACFKAFRSVAYRNCSECVDGLDESRSHFLKDLLRDYFDKRRNLDMSKPCEDEDDEEESLNKCKMREWEAQICADIRGFLASRSDEKFSGRAVARIFHGIGSPCFPAQIYGRDRRYWRKYIQFDFNEIRHLATQEIIRTR; encoded by the exons ATGGATCGATACAATGACGTTAAAGTCCTCCTGAAAAAGTGGGAACAAACTTTCTTTCAAACGAACAGCAGGAAGCCTACAAAG gaTGACATTGATAAAGCTCCAGAGGAGACACGAC AACTTTATAAAGAATACAGAAGTCTTAAAGAAGCCAAAGAAAGCAGCAGCACAGGACAGGAGACCCACGTGAGAACCCAACAGAGTGGATCATCT GTTTCTGGATGCTGGGGGTCTCATCTGAACCGCGGTAACCTGCCTGCTGCTGTTCCAAAACTTACATCGCAAGATAAAGAGACTCTGAATGCTTCGGCTCAATATTTTGGCATGAAACTCAAGACCAATCTTGGAGGTTTAACAAAG GAAAGATCATTCTCCTTAAAAAAAGCAACAACTCCTCATCGAACGCCCACCAAGCCATTAAAGGACACTGCAGACTCCAATACGGCACATACAGCTGTAGAATCTTATACACCGAAACCAGCAAACACGTGTCCAGACCCCAGTGGTCTTCCTGTGCAGACAACCAGTGCAGATCCCTTCCCTTCGCTCACACCTTCGAAATCCCAGTCTCCAGCTGTAGGGACCGCACACAGGAGCGTGGAGAGAGTCCAGTTCCTGAAGCAATCCATGACGAAGAGACTTAGCTCTGTGGACAGTGGCTGGTTATCGCGCTGCCAGGTCTTCGATGAGGTGGAGGAACCTCGAGAGCCTGTTGTTGGGAATTCGGAGCTGACGGAAAAGCAGGAGTTTTTGCAACGTAGCATTAGAAGCGAAACCACATCGAAGGAAAGTAAAACGGCTTCGAAGACTTCAGTAGCTGAATCCCATCTAGATCCAGTGGAAACTTCAAGCGGTGGTAGCGTGACGTTGGATGCTAAACCTGGCCACCCGGGGCCTGACGGTGAACGGGTAAATCACAGAAACGGGGCGCTTACAGCAGACCCCGAGTCCGAGGAGCCCGAATCTGTCTCGGTCACTAAGAGATCTAGAGCAAAGCCTAGAAAAAGTCAAGACTCAAGACCACAGGTCGAGTCCAAAATAGGAAGGACAAAAGGTCAGAAAAGACACCGAGAAGATGAAGATGAGGTGGATGAGTCTGAGGAGAAGAAGGGAGGagtgaaaaagaaaagaagaacgAAGAAAGGAGAGGCAGCTGGGGACGATCTGCCAAAGAAAGGAGGGAGAAGGAAAGGGAAAGCAGACGCTGAAGACGCGGAGGATCCTGTGAGCGAGAAGAAAACCAAGCAAATCGCAATCCCTCAGGAGAATCTGCTGGGGGAGGTGGATGAAGAAGAGACTCGAGCTGCTTACAGGATGAAGAACACAGTCAGTGTCAG GTCTACCAAAAACACAGATGGAAACTTTGTGAAGATCAATCTGAAGAAGAAGTCTCATGTTAAAGGTTTTGCTCTGAGAGGAGCTGCTATGAGGAAACAG ATGTACATGCAGAAGTTCCAGCTGAAGGGCGAGAGGTTTGGTGGCGGGTTCGGGAGAGGACGAGGGCGGTTCGGCGGCTTCAATCGTCAAGGAGACTCCTGCTACAAGTGCGGCGGTTCAGGACACTGGGCCCGAGACTGTCGAGGGAGAG CCCCTGCCGTGAGCGCTGCAGAACAGGAGGAAACCCCAgcagaagaggaggaggagtttGAGCTGCCCACGCTTGAAGAAGTCGCCAGGGCAACCGGAACTCTGTGCTCAGAGCCTGTGG TGGCACCTTCCAACATGGGTGTGGACACCACAGAGCAGGAGGAGCGGGGGACGGAGGTACTGCTTAACATCATCAGACCGGACTATGAGCGTCCTGCCCCTCCTCCTCCCCTGGAGCCTCTGTACGCACTGAAGGATGATGGGAAGGTTCAGG ATGTGCCTCCAGAGGTTCATGAAGCTCTGCGGGATTTCGGTTACAAATCTTTCAGGCCTGGTCAGGAGATGGCTATTATGAGGATCCTGTCAG GTCTGTCCACACTGGTGGTGTTGTCCACCGGTATGGGGAAGTCTCTGTGCTATCAGCTTCCGGCGTACCTGTACGCTCAGAGGTCAAAGTGCATCACGCTGGTGGTGTCGCCTCTGGTGTCTCTGATGGATGATCAG CTCTCTGGAATCCCATCCAAGTTAAAAGCCGCCTGTATTCACTCCAACATGTctaagaaacagagagagacagcCATTGAAAAG GTGAAAGCGGGTGAGGTTCACGTCCTGCTCTTGTCTCCTGAAGCTCTGGTTGGTGGGGGTCACTCTGGATCCGGTTGTCTCCCTCCTGCAGATCAGCTCCCCCCGGTGGCCTTCGCTTGCATAGACGAGGCTCATTGTGTGTCGGAATGGTCGCACAACTTCCGTCCCTGTTACCTGCGTCTGTGCAAG gtACTCGGGGATCGGTTGGGCGTGCGTTGTCTGCTGGGTCTCACCGCCACGGCCACTCTGTCTACAGCGCTGGACATCGCCCGTCACCTGGACATCAACGATGAGGACGGGATCGCCGTGCGCTCCGCTGCTGTCCCTCACAACCTGCAGCTGTCTGTGTCCATGGATCGAGATAAAGATCAG GCACTGGTGTCTCTGCTGAAAGGGGAGCGTTTCGGTTCTCTAGATTCGGTCATCGTGTACTGCACCAGACGAGAGGAGACGTCTCGCATCGCCGCGCTCCTGCGCACCTGCATGCAGGGTGTGATGCTGAGAGAATCCTCCAAACCTGCACCTGAGGACGACGACAACCCCGTGGGCAAGAAGAAGAAAGCTTTGG CCAGGAAGAAGATCCGGAAGCCACTGAAGTGGATCGCTGAAGCGTATCACGCTGGGATGTCTGCGTCGGAGAGGCGGCGCGTGCAGAATAACTTCATGTGCGGGGAGCTGCGCGTGGTGGTGGCCACCGTGGCTTTCGGAATGGGTCTGGACAAATCAGACGTGCGGGGAATCGTCCACTACAACATGCCCAAGAGTTTCGAGAGCTACGTGCAGGAGATCGGCCGAGCGGGGCGTGACGGGCAGCCGGCGCACTGTCATCTGTTTCTGGACCCAGAG GGCGCAGACCTGcacgagctgcgcagacacatCTACGCAGACACTgttgatttttatactgtaaagaAACTGGTACAGAAAGTCTTCCCACCCTGTAAATGCCGACAGATTCAACAGAAACGTCAGGATCTGACACAG GCTGCAGAAGTGTCTGACACTGAACTGCTTGAGATGGAGGTCTGTGAGCAGGGAACAGAGACGCCGACAGACCAACAAGCACAAGATGCACAAACCTCACAACAGCAGAACAGACCAATGACAGCAGAGGAGGAGTCCATTACATCACAGAGAGAGGGGGAGGAGCCAGACAAGAGTGACAACGGTCTTAAAATGAGTGACGTGTGCGTTCAGAGAGTGTGTCATACGCATGAGAGAGCCATTGCCATGCAGGAGACCGTGGAGGCTCTGGACATCACCGAAGAGA gcGTGGAAACTCTGTTGTGTTACCTTGAACTTCATCCTCAGCAGTGGGTGGAGCTTCTTCATCCGACTCTCTCCGTCTGCAAGCTGCAGTGCTACGGCGGCCCGCAACAACTGCGCAAAATCACTAAACT GTGCCCGCCTGTGGCCGTGATGCTGGCGCGGAAGCGTTTGGCCGGTGAACGCGTGGAGTCATGTGACTCTCTGGAGTTTGATGTGGTGGAGCTGGCGGACACGATGGGCTGGCAGCTTCCTCTGGTCAAGAGAGGCATGAGGTCACTGCAGTGGGGTTCAG GTTCATACGGAGGCACAGGACGTAGCGGCATCCACGTGGAGTTCTCCGCTTTATCATTCTACTTCCGTTCTTATGGAGACCTGACGCCAGATGAACTGGACGCTGTGTGTGCGTTCCTGCACGGACGGGTGATGGCTCAAGAGAGGACACAACTCTATCAGCTCAAAGCCTGTTTTAAAGCTTTCCGCag tgttgcGTATCGTAACTGCAGTGAGTGTGTGGATGGTCTGGATGAGAGCAGAAGTCACTTCCTGAAGGATCTGCTGCGAGATTATTTTGATAAGAGGAGAAATCTGGACATGAGCAAACCCTGTGAGGATGAAGATGACGAGGAAGAGTCCCTCAATAAATGCAAG ATGAGAGAATGGGAAGCTCAGATCTGTGCTGACATCAGAGGATTTCTGGCCAGCCGCAGCGATGAGAAGTTCTCCGGTCGAGCCGTGGCCAGAATATTCCACGGCATTG GAAGTCCTTGTTTTCCAGCGCAAATATACGGCCGTGACCGCAGATACTGGAGAAAATATATTCAGTTTGATTTCAACGAGATCAGACACTTGGCTACTCAAGAGATCATTAGAACACGCTGA
- the cdcp1b gene encoding CUB domain-containing protein 1 translates to MGSCLVSVFTGLILMQIHQNSECYKIEVTPDRATTVFFRRKGGQDLNCSACKGEGPSETCQNSDLKLDDPVLTTVNFNCSQPGDVFIVEISQDIDCTATGCNNNAVHPDSTRFLDFTRTFIWDVKVPASNTVQLDFPAPGMRQIKPSEHCLNKNTYTIISYRAGRANIGTFCMNGTISRIQVLYKGRVSLEVPKGTDLKPYDFKVSVGPESKMSVEVDSKLPRGESFEDFFTPEYTKGFLREDKIKWNFAVEPSHNFTVKYLDKTEPECQTGAVSIEYLLEDKSVLKKTLKEDPPANKNGDFSMTLANCNAKKGLSLNFEVSVFRGGTPKLCPVDLQKEEGLSLQVEKKNPMSYCEMRMNSLVQEKTVIPERSKVELSFLDCSADDLQLMATKTIDCPSGSPCAVSGTDLTIPSLDTCLPALHQFTWLLRVPEGSIDLSSKQGNLHQSVPEKECNQVTFLVSEIGGSNIGQFCSDIEGSIQNIQIKGNASITAIPKGAQDLSQEKGPLLKAILKPEFSENVVYTVLPLVMGFTYLTTPNWPDGMMPSTSVTWAVVVPSDYRAELVFTNISQPNCASGHAVVEIRPLDSQKIQSWREDQTLPSMVIQQQSFYLNMSNCEPKSKRFAVLSKITLQRETRNFVGIILAVVGILLLLLIIALIVVWVIRKKKKPKANRSSIYMPRGKPILPGNATFPKTRADNDSHVYASIEDQPVVDGNTGHWSNGHQVDTYHPYTGPTDSIPAVKESSPEYTLDRGDGRSEDQDAYQPFLNPTSTFMPARPRTPLISLSSLGLEDRRMAQNELNTFKSTGDIIPIRLSTDESRLQPQLDSDSDSFHEPEYEEAM, encoded by the exons ATGGGCTCGTGTTTGGTTTCTGTGTTCACTGGATTGATTTTAATGCAAATTCATCAAAACTCAG AGTGTTATAAAATCGAGGTGACCCCTGACCGTGCCACTACAGTATTCTTCAGAAGAAAAGGTGGACAGGATCTGAACTGCAGTGCATGTAAGGGTGAAGGCCCATCTGAAACCTGTCAGAACTCTGATCTAAAACTTGATGATCCTGTACTTACCACTGTGAATTTCAACTGCTCTCAGCCTGGAGATGTCTTTATTGTGGAGATCAGCCAGGACATTG ATTGCACAGCAACAGGCTGCAACAACAATGCCGTACATCCAGATTCTACCCGGTTCCTGGACTTCACCAGAACCTTTATCTGGGATGTGAAGGTTCCTGCATCCAACACAGTCCAACTGGACTTTCCAGCACCAGGAATGAGGCAGATCAAACCATCAGAACACTGTCTGAACAAGAACACTTACACCATCATTTCATACCGGGCAGGACGTGCCAACATTGGCACGTTTTGTATGAACGGTACGATCAGTCGAATCCAAGTCTTATATAAGGGCCGTGTATCTCTGGAGGTTCCAAAAGGTACAGACCTGAAGCCATATGACTTCAAAGTGTCCGTTGGACCCGAATCAAAAA TGTCGGTCGAGGTGGACTCCAAGCTGCCCAGAGGAGAATCATTCGAAGACTTCTTTACACCAGAATACACAAAAGGGTTCCTGAGGGAAGACAAAATCAAATGGAACTTTGCTGTTGAGCCCTCGCACAATTTTACTGTTAAATATCTTGATAAAACTGAACCTGAATGCCAAACAGGGGCTGTCTCAATTGAGTATCTGCTTGAAGACAAGTCAGTGCTCAAAAAGACATTAAAGGAGGATCCCCCGGCCAATAAAAATGGAGATTTCAGCATGACTCTGGCCAATTGCAATGCAAAGAAGGGGCTTTCTTTGAACTTCGAAGTGTCTGTGTTTAGAGGTGGTACTCCAA AACTTTGCCCTGTGGATCTTCAGAAGGAGGAAGGATTGAGTCTACAAGTAGAAAAGAAAAACCCGATGTCCTACTGTGAAATGAGAATGAATTCTCTGGTGCAGGAGAAAACCGTGATACCTGAGAGGAGCAAAGTTGAGTTGTCCTTCCTCGACTGCTCTGCAGATGATCTACAGCTGATGGCCACCAAAACCATCG ATTGTCCTAGTGGGTCTCCGTGTGCTGTGAGTGGGACTGATTTAACCATTCCATCACTGGACACTTGTCTGCCTGCCCTTCACCAGTTTACCTGGCTCCTCCGTGTACCTGAAGGATCCATAGATCTGTCCTCAAAACAGGGAAACCTACATCAATCTGTACCAGAGAAAGAGTGTAATCAAGTAACCTTTCTGGTCTCAGAGATTGGTGGCTCTAACATCGGCCAGTTTTGCTCTGATATAGAAGGCAGTATCCAGAATATCCAGATCAAAGGGAATGCGTCCATTACTGCAATTCCCAAAGGTGCACAGGACCTGAGTCAGGAGAAAGGACCTCTCTTAAAAGCAATCTTGAAACCAGAATTCTCAG AGAATGTAGTGTACACAGTTTTACCACTTGTTATGGGATTCACATATCTAACGACACCCAACTGGCCTGATGGTATGATGCCGTCCACCTCCGTCACGTGGGCCGTGGTGGTTCCCTCAGATTACCGGGCGGAGCTAGTGTTCACCAACATCTCTCAACCGAATTGCGCCTCGGGCCACGCTGTAGTCGAGATACGGCCGCTGGACTCGCAGAAGATTCAGTCCTGGAGAGAAGATCAAACCCTTCCATCCATGGTCATTCAACAACAAAGCTTCTACCTTAACATGTCAAACTGTGAACCCAAAAGTAAACGCTTTGCTGTGCTCTCTAAGATCACTCTGCAGAGGGAAACCA GGAACTTCGTGGGTATTATCTTGGCAGTAGTCGGGATTCTGCTGCTCCTGCTAATCATCGCACTTATTGTTGTTTGGGTCATTCGAAA GAAAAAGAAACCTAAGGCCAACAGATCCTCCATCTATATGCCCAGAGGAAAGCCCATCCTCCCGGGTAATGCCACCTTTCCCAAAACGAGAGCAGACAATGACTCCCACGTTTACGCCTCAATTGAGGATCAACCTGTGGTGGACGGTAACACCGGACACTGGAGCAACGGACATCAGGTGGACACCTACCATCCGTACACCGGACCCACTGACTCCATACCAGCAGTTAAGGAATCTTCCCCCGAATATACGCTGGATAGAGGAGATGGAAGATCAGAGGACCAAGATGCATATCAGCCTTTCCTAAACCCAACCAGCACCTTTATGCCTGCCAGGCCTCGTACGCCGCTCATATCGTTGAGCAGCTTAGGATTAGAAGACCGTAGGATGGCGCAAAACGAGCTGAACACTTTTAAGAGCACTGGGGATATAATTCCCATCCGTTTGTCCACTGATGAATCCAGATTACAACCGCAACTAGACTCGGATTCGGATTCGTTTCACGAGCCAGAATATGAGGAGGCCATGTAG
- the limd1b gene encoding LIM domain-containing protein 1: protein MNEKRRRHRWSLCADSSPFYDQTTQRMDRSTVCSAEARDHDVNEMMGSCVKCTGAVHSSDQACQAMGQIFHTKCFTCCFCNKQLKGKPFYYFSGSVFCEEDYFFSSVKQLTEVCTSCGYLISDTVIQALGKSFHPDCFHCVICKEKLEGQPFNVDTQQKMYCVKDYRRFVAHTCEACGLLILPTEGSNEIVRAVFMGRNYHVACYEDKSNI, encoded by the exons ATGAATGAGAAACGCCGTCGTCACCG CTGGAGTCTGTGTGCAGACAGCAGTCCATTCTATGATCAAACTACACAGAGAATGGACAGAAGCACTGTGTGCTCCGCTGAAGCCCGTGACCATGATGTGAATGAAATGATGG GGTCTTGTGTGAAGTGCACTGGTGCCGTTCACAGCTCAGATCAGGCCTGTCAGGCTATGGGTCAAATATTTCACACCAAATGTTTCACCTGCTGTTTCTGCA acaAACAACTGAAGGGAAAGCCATTTTATTACTTTTCTGGAAGTGTGTTCTGTGAGGAGGATTATTTT ttttccaGCGTCAAACAGTTGACAGAGGTCTGCACATCCTGCGGATATTTAATCTCAGATACG GTGATCCAGGCTTTGGGAAAGTCTTTCCATCCCGACTGTTTCCACTGTGTCATCTGTAAAGAGAAGCTGGAGGGACAGCCGTTTAATGTGGACACACAACAGAAGATGTACTGTGTGAAAGATTATCGAAG GTTTGTGGCTCATACCTGTGAAGCGTGTGGTCTGCTCATTCTTCCCACCGAG GGTTCGAATGAGATCGTAAGAGCGGTGTTCATGGGAAGAAACTATCACGTGGCTTGTTATGAAGACAAAAGCAACATTTGA